CGCCCTCCCCCCTGCGGATCAGCAGGTCGGACAGCAGCGAGGTCCTCTCGCCctccgtctcacacacaccGTAGGCCTGCAGAAAGATTCAAGGCTCCAGTTCCAGTGCTACGGTTTGGTTTGAAACTAATATCTGTTGCTACGCTTCCACCTGTCGCGGCCCTGCTCCGCGTTCCAGAGCCCTAAACCACTGACACATCGTAAAGGGCTGCACTAGGGATGGTTCGGTTCACAAAACCTCCGGTTGGGTTCCTATCACGGTTTTAGGGTCACGGATTTTGGTTCTGTACTGTTCttgttattttcttcttttaatctttaacactCCAGAAATATACGTCAGCATATGATATATGGCTTAAACATCCTCAATGTAGGACACAGCATTACAAAATTTTTCCCATTATGTAATCATGTACAAACTGAAGTGACTTTAAGCCCATTATAGGGAGCATCTCTGAGGAAAGCTAGGGGAGATGTTGATGATTTCAACATGCTTTCCTTTatgtggcaaaaaaagaagaatgtgtaCTGCCATGTACGGGACCTTATGTGTCTTTTAAGCACACAAAGATTGAAATACTACAGAATATCACTTGAAAGGGTTGAGGGTTTTGTACCTGATGGAGACGCTGTGGCGAGGGATACGCTGCCAGGATGGCTGAGGCCATGTCTGGACTCACTCTGTTCAACTGTTGGATCTGTCTCTTCCACACCTGCAGCAGTCCCTTCCCCGCTCTGTCCACCCGCTGCCCCCCCGCCCACTCACTCTCCAGGTAGAAGGAGAAGCCCGTCTCCTCCCTTTCTCGCCTGAAACACAGAGGAACACAGGAAATAGTTGTTTGAGTTATCTGAGGCTAAATTTACATTGGTCCGCtacgtttccccctctcattccccctgctctggcatttccccctctcattccacctgctctggcatttccccctctcattccacctgctctggcatttccccctctcattccccctgctctggcgtttcctcctctcattccacctgctctggcatttccccctctcattccccctgctctggcatttccccctctcattctctgagagaagagaaggatgtagcctgagagaagagaaggatgtagcctgagagaagagaaggatgtagcctgagagaagagaaggatgtagcctgagagaagagaaggatgtagcctgagagaagagaaggatgtagcctgagagaagagaaggatgtagcctgagagaagagaaggatgtagcctgagagaagagaaggatgtagcctgagagaagagaaggatgtagcctgagagaagagaaggtAGGAGGGGAACTGAGAGAGATCACTCACTTGAAAGGGGCTTCTGCAACCGCTttggttgtcatggtgatgtGATCTGTGAAGTCCTTCCAGGTTGACAGGAAGCGGACAGAGACGCCAGTGTGTAGCTGGAGATGCACCACTGCCTGATGGGATATTAGGAGGACAGAACAATGTGAACGAATGTGAAAGAATAAATCCTTTAAAGTATCCTCCATTCATTCTTCACCCCTGAAATAAAATACCTAACCCTGCGACCGTGGTCCGAGGATCCTCTCTCACCTGCAGTCTGGTTCGGACCAAACGGAAAAGTCTGAAAGTCCGGACCCGagagaatggtgtgaaaagtcCTTGATTAACGTAGAAAGTGGATTATAAGGGGCTTATAGTCCACCTATTAGTACGTCAATGTGTTGGGACTGTCAGGTTAATGAGTGGTCCTTGTTAGggtttctacacacacacacacacacacacacacacacacacacacacacacacacacacacacacacacacacacacacacacacacacacacacacacacacacacacacacacacacacacacacacacacacaaaagaattGCAGTCTAATTGCAGAAGGGAAGAAACAATTAAGAGTGGTGATTAGTTTTCAAAGCAGGTAAAATATAACGACGTCTTGATAACAGAAGAAATAATTCCTTCTGAACAACCTGACCTGAAGAAGACAACATGCTCGTTGCCAATCATTCGACAGCCGGTTTGGACTATGTAATATTAActtatattatatatctatatagttCAGGCTGAATGTGTCTGAGGCTGTGACACCAGCAGATATCATCTTTAGTGATTAATCCATTTACAGGATTCAGTTCCTAGTGAATAATTAAACCCAGTGTGTTTGAGATGATGAAACATGCGTATGTACTTCCTCTGCTAACAACCTTACCTCCTCTACTTCCACTCGGGACACCTCGGGTCGCAGCTCTGCTCCACCgctcttccttttcctcctcacGTGTCCTCCCCCCCGCTGCTCACCCACGACCGCCTCCCGAAACCGCTTCTGGCTCTGGGACTTCTGGGATCTGAGGACAAGAAGGGAGGAACCTGAAACACAGAAATAGCTCCCTATGCAGTGTGTTCGCCATTGTGTAGTGGCGTTCCAATTCTCCGCGGTCGAGAGAGCCCGCCTCGGGACTGAGCATGCTGGGTCGGCCCAAATGAAGGCCGACGACCCCTCCAACGgacgacggcacggaacacagATTACGGCCCGTTTCTGTCTTTCACGTTCAGGTTGTTCAGCTAAACTGTGTTGAtggccatattacaatattttatagactaaatgaTGACTTGACACCCCCGCTCTCCTTCCTTACCTGAAGTATTTCTCTAGGTCGATTACCGCCAGGCTGAGGACGTTACCGGGGCGACGCCTCTGCTGCTCCTGCACCCAGGACGTCAGCGTTGGAGCGCAGCCAGATCTGCCGTGCCTCTCTTCCTgcattacacacatacacaacataccCAAAGGTTTAAGTGTCACAGAAGTCAGGAAGTCTTGCTGGTTTTGGACATGTCATGGGATTAGCTGCAGGGCTTCCCCCAGGTCCTTCCGAGCCTGCTGGCCTATCGGCCTGAGTTGCTCCCCACCAGGCCAAAGCCACTaggaattatttttaatgtatttttaagatttttttttaaactagttaCAGTGGGGCGGCTAGACTATATTATCAAATCTCCAGTCAGCTTTTAGCTCGGACTTAATGTGTAGGGCCCGGCAGAATCGGtgtttaaggtttttttttattcttaatttcACAATTGTGTCCATGATTCTGTGATCCCAGTCTACTGGGCTCTATGTTAATGCTGTCTGCAGGCTGGGACTGGCCTGAGAGCCAGAACCTTTCCACCGGCTAAACACCTTTtcttcggggggggggggggggggggggggggggggggggggggggggggggggggcggacaCTGAgctgacattgaaaaaaaataaagaataacatCAGCCTGGTCCTTTGATAGTTTTGATATTTCTATAATGCACAAATCTAAAGCGTGTGATGATGTTAACAGAACCATGCCATTTCATACTCTACCCTCTGCTAAACTATACGCTCATTTAAGTGAATGgaactatttatttgtacacTCATATTTGTTGGAGTTCATATTTTCTTATTAACGTACTTTTACTTACTACTCTAATACTATATTtagatgtcattttctgttgtgGTATATTTACTATTCGTCCATCTGTTCTGCTCTTAGCTCAGCTTTATTCTCATGGCTCTATCCTGTTGTTGCCGTTTCTTATTAGAATGACCACATTTTCCCATTACAGGGTCATTAAACTTTCATGTGGTCTCGTTGTGAAGCAGTGAGTTCAGCATGGAGAGCGtgacaagcagcagcagccgaCCTGAATGTGGCCGTGGATCAGAGTGATGAAGTCCTCAACTGTCATCTGCATCACAACCTGGGCCTCTGGGACACACACTGCATCCTCTGGCTGAGGAAACGGGGGGAACAGACATCACTCACACTCAATACGTCTTTTTTATTGACACACTAAATGAGTAAAACGGCTTCTCATTTTCAACTATGGTCTTATTTGTTGAAGGCAATGAAATTAATGCTTCTTCTTGAATAgaacacagaaatgtaaaatatcgtgtgtgtgtgtgtgtgtgtgtgtgtgtgtgtgtgttcacctgTGCACAGGGAGCCCTCCTCATCCAGCTGACACTGCGTGGGAGGGGCTGTTTCTCTATGGCGCAGCTACAGCCCAGAGCCTGCACCGACGCCAGCAGCGTCCCGCCTCCTTCTAGCTGCAAGAGGGCTGcaagcacaaaacacaacctGGCAGTGTCATGTCATAGTGGAAATAAAGCCTTCCAAGCATAAGACAGTTGCTGTGGAAAAATAATCTTCATTAAacctacacacacccacaggaCTAGCCTGACAGAGGGATTCATTATTACCCAGCCCTATTTGTGGTGCACTTATGCACAGTATCATTGAATGTTTTCACTGTACCTGGGTCCACAGTCACCACCATGTACTTGATACACTCCTCTGGCCTCAAGGCCTTAGCAGCCTCTACCAGAGCTTTtctttctgctctctgtctctcttgttcCTGCTTCAGCACCTCCTTGTTGCTCTGCTGTCCCGTCCTGGCCTGCCTCCGCCCCGGAACCTCCTCCCTGGAGCCCTGGGTCTCCTCCGCCGTGCGCTTGGCAGGCTTCCTCTTAGCaggagaggtgtgtgtgggAAGCAGCCGTCGCCGAGGGAAAGCTGTCATCTCATCTGGGCCATCTGAGATCCCCTGGTGGAAGCTAAGGGGCCGCTCAATCTCTGAAAAGCCATTCTGGCAAGAGAGCTGCAAACCGGCCAGATTGGATGACGAAGAGGGCTCAGCATCTTTCCCATTAGGGACAGCGGAGGAGGCACTAATCTCATTGTCTTGTCTCTGTTTGAGTCTCTGTGCCAAAGGGACATAAGGTGCATCGTCATCGGAATCGCTGCTTATCATCATTACATCAGGCGCTGCCGTACGTGTGACCACATCGCCCTTCGCTGGGGACAAGGCCGGTTTCTCTGGGTGGCTCGTGGAGGCTTGGCTGTGGCGTCGACCCGGCTGGAGGAAGTCAAACACAGGAAACTCCTCATCGAGGTCGCTGGTGGAGTCACTGGAGCTGCACATGTTCTTTCATATGAGACATGAAACCATTATTATAGGATCAAGGGCCAGGCTAGTCTTAGCTCCTAGAAGGGCCTTGTTTCTGTCAAGACGCTCCACCAAACTTCAATCACCAACATTCAGAATTTAGGTTTCTTGGTGTTTTAGCAAGTGATATCTGTCATCTGTCAGATCATAACCTAAGTACACAGGAAGTGAGGGTTTTCTGCTAAATTCGGCATACAGATAAACCACCAAGCAGGTCTTATTTCAGTAAAACAGGAACTGGTGCAGACTGCTGGTCCTGCCCAGCCCTGGGATTTGGTGTCAGAAGTCGTGTAAAGTAACATTAATATAGCATTAATGTTCTCATAAGAAAAAGGCGCACCAAGGACAAGCTTAACCCAATTTGTTTACCTTACTGACGTTAATGACATCCTAACCATTAGCCTAACTAACACTGAGCAGCTGGCGTTTAACCCATAGGCTGTGGGTTAAaccatggatggatggattataaTGAGAGAGACGTAACGTTAGTTAGTGGGAAGTTGCTTTAACGTACCACGCTTTGCATAGCGTGACTTACTTCTACGAAACGTTGCATACAGACCTGTGTTAATGAAGAACTACAACGGTACTCACACtcactaacgttagctgtagCACGTGTCTTCTTTTTGCATTAAATCTTCTTTATGGCGTTAGCCCGCAACCGTTCGCATGAGACCTCTTTTGATTTCCCCGCTCAGCAGCAGTCGCAGGCTAATGTTGCATTCATGTTCATGGGAGGAATGTAAACTTCCGTTTCCCAAAGCCAAACCAAAGGGCTTTACATTTAACCAAGTCAGTGCATTTAACCTTTCGCCTACACATGTCGTGAGTAACATATTTGAGTTTGTATTATAAGAATGTAAAAGCAATTTTAGCCATTAACCCAAAATTAGGTTTTTGTACTGAAAGATTTCTCACAGTAAGTAGTTTTTTAGGTGAATATGTAAACATAATGCTACAAACATCCAAGCATTTAAAATAGTGGTAGTTTTATTACGTTACTACATCGTTATGTTGTGATGGCATTTAGCTACAACTTGCTTACTTATGAAAGGTAAACAGTCAGGTTAGTTTCAGTGAGCAGTTCCGATCCAGCATCTTTCCTGGGGATCCTGAAGGCAGCAAAAAGTATCCGGATGTGACGCAAACACGCAAACGAGATCATCGTCATTTAAGATGGCAGTGCTGACGTCCTTGATGCTCAAGTGTAGAGCAGGTAACAAATATCTAAATAAGTATTTCCCATATTTTTCGCAAATGTAGAAAAAGGAGATAAACGTGTGTATTGATTCTCAGCTGCTCCGCGCTTTCTGTAAACATGGTAGAAAGTTGAAATGCCACAtgctaagttagctagctagccgaGTTAACGTTAGCTCTTTTAGTGTGTGAGTTAACaccataaactgtatatttactACTAATTTAATATTAACGGTCAATGGCTAACACTAGCAGCGAATGGACGTCAATGTTCTTGATGCCTCGGGGAACCGGAGGTCGCAGGTTCGAGTCCACATAGGGACCAAAGTAGGGTGGTAGACTGGTACCTGGAGAgttgccagttcacctcctgggcactgtgctcttgagcaaggcaccgaacccccaactgctcgggacgcctttccatgggcagaccccccccccccacactctgaaATCTCTCCGTTTAGTGCATCGTtactaagcatgtgtgtgtaattcaggcctgtgtaataacaacagaatgaaaacattgtaatttccacatgcaggattaataaattatacattattattattgttattattagtgcCAAATATTGTCCAGTGATGGCTCATATAGCAGAAACAGCTAGCAGAGCTCCATTAGGGTGGTGCATTAAGGAGTCGGACTGCTGCTGGAATAAAGGACCCGCGGTAGCATTGAGGgcgctgaaggagctgctcagggaacTCAGTCtcgtgtggggggggggggttgcttaTGATTGATGCCAGCCTGGCTCACATTAGTGAGACTAGTTGAAAAAGTGGGAATGAGTTTAATTAGTATGAATGTCACTGAAAAGTTGAATAACACATCATGTTTGAAACGGCTTCAGGCGTTCATAGAGAATTGCTGGCATATGAcacatgtgtaaatgtgtttatgtatttggaaACTTCATATGGATttctttgtgctgctgcttgCAGGTGTGTTGGTGCCTGGCCAGACCTCTCTGATAGACTCGGTGAGGTTTGCGTCTAAGAAGGCGGGCGGCAGCAGCAAGAACGTCGGCGGAAAGAGCCCCGGTCGGAGATATGGCTTCAAGAAACAGGATGGTAATAACACATTACGTCTAAAACCATTGCCCttaagttcaattcaattcaattttatttatagtatcaattcataacaagagttatctcgaggcactttccagatagagtaggtctagaccacactccagaatttacaaggacccaacagttctagtagtttccacCAGAGCAGGCAACAGTGCTTGCTCTGGTGCTGTCGATGTTCTTCCCCGGCCTCGGATACATGCAATCTGAGTTTTCAAAACTACAGTAATTGTTGATATCTCAATTGGTGTCAACATTGATTGAGGGTGCAACATTTGTCAAAAGCAaacccgcgacccgataccggataagcggatgaagatggagaaaatggaaaatatgtgTAAACCATTCAGAATCAAggattgtggtgctgcagagacatctTATCCTACAAATGACAGAAAACGCATTGGattggtacagatcctcgcagAAATCACActtcatattctgctcattttcaggttcataattgtatttagcgGTTGTATCAGAATAGGATTACTAGTACTGGGATATTATTAGgagtactgcacattgctgcagctcctcctttccccctgtgtgttgagctctctgttttagccacagagtgagacatctcacttctgttccatctttgttgggagtcgcacaNNNNNNNNNNNNNNNNNNNNNNNNNNNNNNNNNNNNNNNNNNNNNNNNNNNNNNNNNNNNNNNNNNNNNNNNNNNNNNNNNNNNNNNNNNNNNNNNNNNNCGTGCCCTGCTAGCAGCATTATAACGTtggtctctgaagtaaaggctggactacaacagagctgtgtgGACCAGTTGGTGAACAGGGTTTCTGTCGGAGAAGGTTAAGGGTGGGGGGGTACtctgggctttttcactttgtaaacctataacgttcACAAAAAGATATAACACATTTaaggaaaaagcccaaaagcataATAAGAGCACTTTAATATTTTCCAATTAGAATAATGATACAGAAATGATCCCTCCCTCCATATCCTGAGTCATATCAGTCAAACATAATCCCAATTAGacattttagttgttgttgtgaCTTAGCCTGTCCTCATAAATGGAAGTGGAGtggagaaataaaacaaagcaccACTACCTGATAGTGTCTGACAGGTTGGCTGATCTACCTTCTCTCTTCATTTGGTCCCAAGGGAACTTTGTCCATGCGGGGAACATCCTGGCAACACAGAGGGTGATGAGGTATCAGCCAGGAGCACACGTGAGTTTCACTCTCTGTATCAAAGATGTGATGGGGATGAGGATGAATCCTTTTAATTTGGTTGATGtacattaaaagaaacaatgatTTCCCACAATTTGCCACCGTAGCTAACTCAAAAAGGAACAGGCCAAGGCTTACTTTTGTCTATCTTTATAGTCTATCTATATATCCTATCTCTATACCTATATGGTCCATAATCCCTATAGAATCACCCAGAAATGCCaccaaataaaatgaaaccaaataaTCCTAgtcattttaatcaaatgtctTCATAGCCCTTTACTATTTTagattgtaatttattttaactcaACAGAGACGTTCACTTTTATAATTCCTCATTTAGTTGGTTGGCTGTGATCTGATGGAGTGAAACAGTCTCACCTTGTCCCGCAGGTGGGTATGGGAACCAACAAGACACTGTTTGCTCTGGAGGACGGCTACGTCAGGTTCACCAAGGAGGTCTACGTGCCCCCCCCACGCAGCCCCGAGGCCACCCAGGTCATCACCAAGCTGCCAAAGGGAGCCGTGCTCTACAAGACCTTCATCAACGTCCTGCCAGTCAAACAGGAGGGCAAGTTCAAACTGGTGGACATGGTCTAAGACTGCCTGGGCTGGACCGGGACGTTATGGTGTCCCACGTATTCTCGTGGTGGCCAGAATCAATCGGAGGATTTGTGTTGACTGACACGCACTGATTTCTGGAGATCTAAGTGGACAGCAGCCCGAGAGCAGAGCTGAGTCAGTGGAGACCTGCAGACTCTGGCCCCTCCTTGGCTTCCTGCCCCCGTTATTACGTGACAAACTCTATTGCACCTATAAAACAGAAGTTCATGTACACAAGacataataaaatgtttccACTAAAGGTCTGACAGATATTGTGTTAACGGGGTCAGGGAGGGGCTAGCCTCGCGTTGCCAGCTCCGGATACACCACAGATGccttctgggataggagaaaaaaatgctccGGGTTGTTAAACCCGTCACAGTGGTCTTGGGCATGGGTGTAACACAACATCCTGGGACCTGTAGAAAGGTATGTtccatccacagctattcattctagcatctttttggacccacctcacatgagggccctgggtacttgGTCATCTTATTTACCCCCCGGTCCGACGTACCTGGTTTTTGGTGTTGGTGACTCTCCTAAATCTCAGGAAGGAACCTGTTCTGGGGGGAACATCTGCACCCTGCTAAAGGAAAAGCCTcatccaatattaaatgaagttaactgctGACAGAACACAGTAATGTGAGCTGTAATACTGAatatagtactgtatgtactgtattcaaGTTTGAAATGTTCAAGTCTACATTTAATGACTTGGGTTTTGTGTCAAGGGTATTATCATGGCTATCATTAGTACGTTAGTATGTTGGTAGTcatgcattgccagaccctcctccacagcgctgcaaaggagggtctgactagtccacacagcattcaggcatgtgagaaaaacctgctctggtttagcggcatttctttaaaccaatcacatttgtcttgggtggcgctaagctccaAACGGCAAttgagcaatcccggaagtggaacctCAAGGATCCAGACCGGTATGTTGGTAACTGCTTTCAGGGCCAGGTGTAATGGTTGGAAAGGTGCAATACCTAAACCAGACCACTAGATGTCCTACCAGCCCTGCACCAGTCTACGTGCTCCTCAGTTTGATTTTCTATATCAGGGTCTGCATTGCACATTGACAAAGCAGCTCTTTTTCTTCATATAGTGAAGTTACAGAATATAACtaataattcattaataaaaaataacacttaaTCATAAGCAGGGTTGTCCCTGTTATTATAAGGTTTAGGTGCACCTAAGCCAAATGATTGCACCTAGAAGAcctttctcagatctaatgagtttagttggacttctttagcaagttgTGTCTTTAAGCTTGCTGAGTGCAGTTTCTTAATTATCTGCTCTagattttccaacattttagacgCAGATATGGTGATAATAATACTACAAAACCACCCAAGAGACAACACATGAGacccaaaacaaccccaaagaaaactaaaaggaCCAAAAAGAGCCACAACATGACTACAAATgcctaacccccccccacaaaacACTCCCACTTAAGTCTTCCACAAAGATAGAGAAAACACTGAAATCTTAGGAATGATACCTTCTAGGATTTATGATTATTCAGTCACTTGGGTAATCTTTCTCTGAGCAATCTgtgtataaaatatgtttggaaTGATACAAGCTTATCAGCGACATCATTAATCGGCGTGTCTTTCACAGAGCCTTTATCGGGATCAGGAGATAAACGGGAAGCGTTGTATTTCAGAGGCTTGTGGtatgcaggggggggggggggggggggggggggggggggctggaggCTGTAATGAAGCAGAACGAGTTATGGAAGCGTGGCGTTTGCAGCCATGGCATTCTGTTTCTTACATGGTGGAAGCTAAATCACGGTCTGATTGAATTATGTACCAAGGATGAAGAGAAATATTTTCATAAACCACAATTGCCAAACACATGAGTCCTGAAGTCACTGAACAGCCACCGGTCAGTATCAGTGGATGCACAAACAGCAAAGTGCAGGGTAGTTGCCCCAGAGGCTCcctggttggggggggggggggttctgtgGTTATTGTTTGATCTGTTTTAAGATAAACTGTGCTGTTGTACTCAAAGTAGTACCAGTCCCTGATATCTCCAATATGTTCTTTTGCTGTTTGGAAATGTGTGTCGAAACTCAGTGTTTAAAGTATGTCTTCCAACCAGCGGTGGAATGGAACTAAGTACATCTACTCCAGTACTGCACTTTAGTCCAAATGTTGAGTTACTGAAATGAATGATTCAGCaactataaaagaaaaagaaaagaaacaaaagaaacaaacctGGATTATTAGTATGATTTTCTTCTGTGGCCCTACAGCTAAGCTAGGTCTGTGAGCTGACGTCAGTCAAAGTGTGGACATATGGAAAGGTTTGATTATACTTGGGACAACACAGAGATGTCATCGTCACCGGTTGGGGAGTGTATAATCATACCTATTATTATAAAAAGATCTATCTCTTCTCTTGTCCCTGATGGCGCCACCCGCTTGGCTTAAGTCCCTGAAGCCTTGTCCCTTATGCTGCAGCTTGGAAACAAACTCTAGGCCCATCAGACAGACAGGGACCTGGAGCCATGTGCTGGGCAGCAGGAGGGAGGTGGTCCCTGGGGTGCTGTGGGGGGTTGAGTGTTCGTCGGGGTGAATTGACAGATAAACACCCAGAGAGCGCAGATCTGCAGGGGACATGTCAAAGGACTGGCGAAGGGTTTCTTCATCTGTTGGTGGAGGCTGGAATGCAATGGGACAAAGGAAATAATACGATGTAACAATGATGTAATCGGGGCTTTAAATTGAGACCCGCCAACCTGCCAAATGCCGGTATAAATGAACTTTGGCTTTtataacatt
This sequence is a window from Etheostoma cragini isolate CJK2018 chromosome 21, CSU_Ecrag_1.0, whole genome shotgun sequence. Protein-coding genes within it:
- the eme1 gene encoding crossover junction endonuclease EME1, giving the protein MCSSSDSTSDLDEEFPVFDFLQPGRRHSQASTSHPEKPALSPAKGDVVTRTAAPDVMMISSDSDDDAPYVPLAQRLKQRQDNEISASSAVPNGKDAEPSSSSNLAGLQLSCQNGFSEIERPLSFHQGISDGPDEMTAFPRRRLLPTHTSPAKRKPAKRTAEETQGSREEVPGRRQARTGQQSNKEVLKQEQERQRAERKALVEAAKALRPEECIKYMVVTVDPALLQLEGGGTLLASVQALGCSCAIEKQPLPRSVSWMRRAPCAQPEDAVCVPEAQVVMQMTVEDFITLIHGHIQEERHGRSGCAPTLTSWVQEQQRRRPGNVLSLAVIDLEKYFRSQKSQSQKRFREAVVGEQRGGGHVRRKRKSGGAELRPEVSRVEVEEAVVHLQLHTGVSVRFLSTWKDFTDHITMTTKAVAEAPFKREREETGFSFYLESEWAGGQRVDRAGKGLLQVWKRQIQQLNRVSPDMASAILAAYPSPQRLHQAYGVCETEGERTSLLSDLLIRRGEGVTATTRRVGPELSKRLFLMMTSRDPQQTLDATV
- the mrpl27 gene encoding 39S ribosomal protein L27, mitochondrial; translated protein: MAVLTSLMLKCRAGVLVPGQTSLIDSVRFASKKAGGSSKNVGGKSPGRRYGFKKQDGNFVHAGNILATQRVMRYQPGAHVGMGTNKTLFALEDGYVRFTKEVYVPPPRSPEATQVITKLPKGAVLYKTFINVLPVKQEGKFKLVDMV